Proteins encoded in a region of the Stieleria neptunia genome:
- a CDS encoding ISAzo13 family transposase, with protein sequence MSVRVGGDPDEPDVVYTNLASTEMAEKAAEAGTPVSDKTVSAWLNSLKIGFRKMIKTISGGLSADREQQFDLIAGHVESYQAAGNPVFSIDTKSKEFLGRLYRAGRIRTTEPIEAFDHDFPSWADGVVIPHGIYDIGRNAGHVNIGLSHETSRFATDSLKWYWNRIGKRCYPDTNSILLLCDCGGSNSASKYIFKHYLQKLVDTIGIEIRVAHYPSYCSKYNPIERRFFPHLGRACSGMLFDKLETVVKLMRNTSTRTGLRTTVNVLRGLYETGENATATMKAALRTVFDEQIPRWNYRFSPINRH encoded by the coding sequence TTGAGCGTTCGTGTTGGAGGCGATCCTGATGAGCCCGACGTGGTTTACACAAACCTGGCCTCCACTGAAATGGCTGAGAAGGCGGCCGAGGCCGGCACCCCTGTGAGCGACAAGACGGTCTCCGCTTGGCTGAATAGCTTGAAGATCGGTTTTCGAAAAATGATCAAAACTATTTCCGGTGGCTTGTCAGCGGATCGCGAGCAGCAGTTTGATCTCATCGCAGGACATGTGGAGAGCTATCAGGCTGCCGGCAATCCGGTCTTTTCGATCGACACAAAAAGCAAAGAATTCCTGGGCCGTCTTTACCGGGCCGGTCGCATTCGCACCACAGAGCCCATTGAAGCGTTCGACCACGACTTTCCGAGTTGGGCTGATGGCGTTGTGATTCCTCACGGAATCTACGACATCGGACGAAATGCTGGGCACGTCAACATTGGACTCTCTCACGAGACGAGTCGCTTCGCGACCGATAGCCTCAAATGGTACTGGAACCGGATAGGGAAACGTTGTTATCCGGATACCAATTCCATTTTGCTATTGTGCGATTGCGGCGGTAGCAACTCAGCTTCAAAATACATCTTCAAGCACTACCTTCAAAAGTTGGTCGACACGATCGGCATCGAAATTCGGGTAGCCCACTATCCAAGCTACTGTTCAAAATACAATCCGATTGAACGCCGTTTTTTTCCGCATCTTGGACGTGCTTGCTCCGGGATGCTTTTCGATAAGTTGGAAACAGTTGTCAAGTTGATGCGGAACACATCGACTCGGACCGGCCTTCGCACTACGGTCAACGTCTTGCGAGGGTTGTACGAGACGGGTGAGAACGCGACCGCAACAATGAAAGCAGCTCTGCGTACAGTTTTTGACGAACAAATACCGAGATGGAACTATCGATTCTCGCCAATTAACCGACACTAA
- a CDS encoding serine/threonine-protein kinase, protein MPLKTQCPNCESSLQISPDLAGKRVKCPRCESAFVVDNVQRSNSDLSLANLETALTNAISRGRSDSKTKPGETRGPEEEIPTEVGRFEIRRQLGEGGFGRVYQAFDPLLDRLLALKVPLGNDHRIHQKTLDEAKAAARLRHPNIVAVYEVGSSEQPYIACELIDGPSLASLLKQERLETEQAVQWMISIARALDYAHSEGIVHRDVKPHNILIDQRGNALLTDFGLALRQDVQLQMPGDKQLIGTLA, encoded by the coding sequence ATGCCGCTCAAGACCCAATGTCCGAATTGCGAGTCGTCCTTGCAGATTTCGCCTGACCTCGCCGGTAAACGCGTGAAGTGCCCTCGCTGCGAAAGTGCCTTTGTGGTCGATAACGTCCAGCGGTCAAACTCGGACTTGTCGCTGGCGAATTTGGAGACCGCTTTGACGAACGCCATCAGTCGCGGTCGCAGTGATTCCAAAACGAAGCCCGGTGAAACAAGGGGCCCCGAAGAAGAAATTCCTACGGAAGTCGGGCGATTTGAGATTCGGCGTCAGCTGGGCGAAGGGGGATTCGGGCGCGTCTACCAAGCCTTTGACCCGCTGCTCGACCGACTACTGGCCCTCAAAGTTCCGCTGGGCAACGATCATCGAATCCATCAAAAAACACTTGATGAGGCCAAGGCGGCTGCGCGGCTTCGACACCCCAACATTGTTGCCGTTTACGAAGTCGGATCCAGTGAACAACCCTATATCGCTTGCGAGCTCATCGATGGCCCATCGCTTGCCTCGTTGTTAAAACAGGAGCGTTTAGAAACAGAGCAAGCCGTCCAGTGGATGATCTCGATTGCCCGGGCGCTTGACTATGCCCACTCGGAAGGGATCGTTCACCGCGATGTCAAACCGCATAACATCTTGATCGATCAGCGGGGCAATGCCTTGCTGACCGATTTCGGATTGGCGCTGCGGCAAGATGTTCAATTGCAGATGCCGGGTGATAAACAACTGATCGGAACACTCGCTTAG